The Camelina sativa cultivar DH55 chromosome 18, Cs, whole genome shotgun sequence DNA window CTGAGATAAACAAGCAATCACACAACATNTTTACACTACTTACTAAACCACAACACCACTCAAATCATCCAAGTTTCAAAGCTTTCATATATAAATCAGTTTTAAAAGTTACACTACTACCTAAACCACAAGGTCCACAACACCACTCAAATCATCCAAGTTTTAAAGTTTGTTGATGGATATCCGATTACAAGAAATAAACCTAATCAAACAAGCAACAATCACAAAACTGTCAATATACACTTACCTTGTGATTACTATCGTTTGATGATGCAGGTTTGATGATGGATATCCGATTTAATTTCCCATGTATAACCTCACCTACAAGCCTcataaacaaacaagcaaaatcGATTAATGCTCATCACTGCAAATTGACTCAAACATAATCGAAATTGACTCACAAGGTTAATCCAAACCTAATTCAAAGATTTCAATACCCTATGTTAATCAAAAACTTTGAAAGATGAGACGAAACCctattatattatactaaatcCAAACCTAATTCAAAGATTTCAATACCCTAAATCGATGAAACATCGATGAAACCAAGGAGATGAGATTACCTTTGCCTTTGTTCGCCAGAGATGAGATTTGCGAGCCAGccgagacagaggagacgaggAGATCTCTTGCAGAGGAGCTTGGCAAGACAGCGGAGACAGTGGAGACGAGGAGCTTGGTGATATGAcggagacagaggagacgaggagatcgccgaggagacagaggagacagcGGAGATAGTGGGCTTACAAGAGGAGATCGCCTAGGAAATCGCCGTTTCGCCGTTTGGGAGAGAACaaaaacgaccctaggtcgaCAATACCGAAGAGATGAAACGAAAGTAATCTCTCGACGACCAAAAATATCTTTCCAATTAAAATTGAACACGTCACACaagaacaacacaaaaaacAGTTCTCAAATAAGATCAGTTTTAATGATCTAAGCccactttctaattttttccaaataaaaaaagccCAAGAACATCCTCATAGTTATGCCTATAAAGATGGCCTAAGTAACCCAAACCCTCTCTAAGgccatcattaatgggagaacaccaagggtgttcttagcccaaaaaaattataaaaataatgaatagtggcttagaacactttttttagttcttgatgtagaactgatctaagcccagttcttatttgacgtggcttcatgtgattggacgagattttttggaaaaaaataaaatatttcatttatataagtaagcaatttaaatgttaatttataagtttttataattgtaatatgtttaagaatattatattaatttataagtatataattgcttttatataagtaagcaatttaaatgttaatttataagtttttataattgtaatatgtttaagaatattatattaatttataagtatataattgcttttatataagtaagcaatttaaatgttaatttataagtttttataattgtaatatgtttaagaatattatattaatttataagtatacaattgcttttatataagtaagtaatttaaatattattttataagtttttataatttgtaaaatgtttatgaatattatttcactatatctttattctaagaacaccataattagttctcccattttttttatctatgatcttaacaactgatctaacattattttcactatatatttaatgtaagaacaccaaaaatagTTCCCCTTTAATGATGCCCTAACCCAATCAGAGTGTCACCAACATTTTACCAATTATCATCCCTTTAAACTCAGACCAACATTCAACAACagtaaacaataaaaacaattattgtAGAGACAGACCATTGATCCTTTGTCCCACTGCCTCAACAACTTTTTTGGGTTAATTGCCACTACCCAAATAGTAATAAACTATCTTTATGTTGGGTATTCGTATTTTAATGCACTTTTTTACGGCTTATCTTTAAAGGTCAACAATGGAGGTCAGGTTATCAGGTATATATAAATTTCCACCGTCTAAGCGAAACAAAAGGGAAATATGCTTTTTATCGACACATAATTTAGCCTCTTGGGATAAACAGAAAGATATGTGTTGGACCAAAGCTGGCTATCTACAAAATTTTCGTTGCATgtgtattttgaattttccaaCGGTGCGAATTCACAATAATTGAAATACTAATATATTCTGATTTAACGACAATCACATGTGAATTATAAACTAATACAATGATTAAAAAAGGTACTACTAGCCGTGAATTTAGCTGATCAATAGAGATATACCAAATTTATTACTGTATCGTTTGACCATTACTCCATTAGTTGCGAAAACGACAGGATTAGTTAATTAACGAATACGCAAAAATAAACCCAACCGACAAAATAGTGTTAAAATTGAACTAATTGAAGTGTAAACCACTAAAAAAaaagcacatatatataaagaaaacaattctTTATTTCTGAATTCTGAATATGTTAATATCCCTATCAAGaacaattaaatacaaattgtcaacaacaaaagaaagaagagaaaaaagttaaaaacagatcgaagaaaagtaaaaaagataaTGATTTGATCCAACATCATTTGGTTTCCATGATCAAAAGATATATCTAAACATTTTTGTAGATCTACCGATCTTGCCACATTATTTCGAAGTTTTCTCCTTAAATTTTCCGGCGAATATATTTATCCGTCACACTAAACAGAGTAAGACAGCGAAAAGAGCAAAAGTAATATAATAGGAACTCGTAAACCGATCTGAGCCAGAACCTGGTGGTGGAGTATGATAGTAAAACGGGAAATAAGGGACGATCGGATTCGGCGGAGGCGGCGTAGGGTAGTTTCCTGAATAAGGCGGAGGATAGTAATAGCCTTGACCACCGTCACCGTACGGTGGAGGGTATTTGCCGCCAGAAGAAGGAGGAGGGTAATAGTAAGAGCTACCACCACCGCTACTGCCGCCGGAACTAGGACTAGGAGGAGAAGGAGGCGGAGGACATGCGGCGGTTGTGGGAGTTGACGGTGGGGGAGGagaaggcggaggaggagatgaTTGGACTGGAGTACAAGGGTTGTCGCATGAAGAACACATTGTACAAGAAACAACCTCGTCTTTAGATGGCACTGTCGGGGTTACTGACACTAGCagcataacaacaacaacaacaagtgtAGACAAAGTGTGGAACTGGTTTGTTTCCATTGTCAGAGATCGGGTTTAGAAACTGAGTTTTGTGTGTGAGAATAATATGCACAAAAGAggtaaaagaggaagaagaagatgagagagaggcAAATAGGAGtgggaaagaaagaagaagaggaagaagaagcacgTTCAGAGGAGGAGTGTTCTTCTTTTTATcgatgatttttttaatatagaaaacttatataaatgatttttgttttagtacaAAAAGGTgttttaataaagtaaaataattagTGAAAGTTCGGTGGAGTGTATTAAGAGTTTTATTTAATGCttttaaatgaaaagaaaaaaaaaactctggtTTGATTGATGGAGTCTTCTTTTAAAATACTAGAGTTATGCAAATTAGTGGAGATAAATTATTGAAGATTTTTgcatgattaatttatttattatacttTTGTGTCTGAACTGTGAAGACTATAATTATCCGTTGCAATTTGCTAATATTGTGGTGCATGCAAAATTATACTTAAATCGCTCGTTACAATTATGTTGTTTTATCGAGGATTTAGAAAATGAGTGTTTTGAAAcaaggaaatgaaaaaaaaaaaaaaaatgaatagtgaatgcgataaaaaaaaaaagattgacgCGGACACGTTAACCTTTTTATAGCCGAAGGTCTTGTAATAAAGCACCGGAAATACGCGGATGTCGGGGGCAGATACGTCACGTCATCTCTTAAAATGTGGAATTTACGGTAAAATCCCTATTTCCGTGGCGATCTCGTGGCGGCTGCGTCGACGAGCCAAGTAGGGTTGGGGTTAAAAGTTAATATGAAGAAGAgaatcttcaacaacaacaaaaacaataaataaaaaatccagTGGTCATTATAGTGGGGCTTGACTCTTTTACAAGCTTTCAAACGTGGCCTTATGTTATTGGGTCTTTTGATTATGACGTGGTTAGCTTTTGATGAGTAGACGTGAAGATGACGGAAGTGCCGACTTGATTGAGCCTCAACagcatttgtttttggtttcgaaaatcaaaattatgaGAAATTCGGTAAGTTGCTCGAACTTAAAAACTCTTAAGTGCTACAGATTtgaaggaattttttttttgtctgtgtttTATATAGAACAAAGGGTATTCAACGCCACTTAAAGGTATTCagttatgattataattaagTGGGCTTGAATGTGTTAATAAATGGAATTTACCGAATCACGTTTTCTATTTCATAATCAACACTAATTCATTTTTAACCATTCCGCCACTCAAAAAATATGTGATAACTATACTGTTTTAAATCACACTATCTTTCACAATTGTAACCAAGTACACAACTTATGAATCACATTGTCGTTCTGACACCTAAATCACTATTGCATAATTACCATTCCCGCTTAACTTCATGCCTCCCAGTAATTCCAAGTTTGAAACTTCTATGACCAGTGGAAACAATCACATGGAGTAGACCGCATAGTCGGATGTTATATCCCGTATTGTGATGTTATTGTATGTTATATCCCGTATTGTGATGTTATTGTTTCATAGAAAAACAATATGTGAAAAATCACGAAACCTAGTGGATAGGTGTTGAgaaacttttttgttgtttgcattCCAAAAAGAActcatttgataaaaaaatatcatgattCAAGTAAAATCATAAGTGAAACAACTgctatagttaaaaaaaatagtttccaaTTGTAGGtaaattaacaaaatgattCCAGCTACAAGCAAGCTTAGTTTTAGTCAAAAAGACCAGATTGAAGATGGTCACACCATGCTTATGGTGATCTCATGATTAATGTTACGCTGATTTTAAAAAGGTGGgtattttgtttgctttagtGACTTAAAGCAATTGTTAATGCTGCAACATTACCAATTtaccatgttttaaaaaaaacctgGAAAGTCATACCAAATCCTAAACTAATCTCTAAAAGTTTCCAAACgttatatatgaattttgcAACGGCTAAGAGAAGATCGATGCGTTTGGTGAGGATTGAACTTTGGCTTAGATTCACAGAGCTATTCaccatatatatagagatatatatactaACTGATATCAAAgaacacttttctttttatatttcacGTGTAAGTGAAGATAATTAAAGTTATTCACTatatatctcctatataataaaaccgaagtacacaacttttgttgtaaattatataatttttataagttggttacaaaataggttatagattaaatataggttgattacaaaaaaacgttataaattaattggtcaattcgtgggctatatgaatacatttaagaatatctcaaagaatactcttatagaaaatattccaatgatttatacaatatcctaaatattttttttagtattccatgttacaaaatata harbors:
- the LOC104760912 gene encoding formin-B-like, whose amino-acid sequence is METNQFHTLSTLVVVVVMLLVSVTPTVPSKDEVVSCTMCSSCDNPCTPVQSSPPPPSPPPPSTPTTAACPPPPSPPSPSSGGSSGGGSSYYYPPPSSGGKYPPPYGDGGQGYYYPPPYSGNYPTPPPPNPIVPYFPFYYHTPPPGSGSDRFTSSYYITFALFAVLLCLV